CGGAGTATGGAACAAGCTAGTTCACCTGTTGAGGAATGAGATGCATCCGTAGCAGTTCACACTTGCGAGTATTTGCATCGGACGAGATTGCTTGCACCAGTCCTGCTTtcggttcagacttcagaaccATCCTTATTTTATCTTTGGAAGTTAACCTCCGCCAGAGTTTTTCTTTtaactatatttttttaatacggCAAAGCTTTGCTAATCGAATTTATAGAAGAACAACCAAAGAGAGGTCGAGAGCTATGACTCTACGAGAGCTTGTGATTAAAAACAAAACAGAGACTACTATGATATACTATGAAAAGTTGAACAACTAATACTATGTCAGGCAgatccaagggagaaccaaaaaaaaatgatttcagaaaagaagaaacaagtGGGTTAAACGGGTAaactttttattaaaaaaagagagaaaaagcaAAAAGAGATCCGCTAGAATCGGGGGTTTGAACCCGACGTGAATCGAACACGCAACCTTCTGATCTGGAGTCAGACGCGCTACCATTGCGCCACGGATCCAGCGGTGATCACTGATCACTTTAATTTTATTTGTCCTTGTTGCATCAACCAAGGCACAAACCATATTACCAGAATGCCAGGACACGACGCTAGACACCCTTGTAATTCTGCTTCTGCCTCGACAATCCTCATGTATTTGCCTAACTTTGCTCCTCTATCGCAGTTAGATTTGTGGAAATAGGGCAAATCATTCAATCTTCAGGTGTTCTGCTCCGTTCTTCTCTCTTCACACGAACAAACAGAGctttagggcgtgtttggtgtCCTGCAGCTGCGTGAACCAGGCTCACCGCGTGCACCCTCCGTCTGTTCGGTTGCCTGGTCCCCCCCGCGAGCCAGGTTGTGCGCGTGCAAAACAACCCCCTCGGCCAGGCTCCGCGGATACGAGACGAGCGGCCGTTTCCGCCGGGCTTGGCTCCCGCGGTGcgacggcgggcgcgcgggaggcgaaaACTTGGCCGGCGGGAGCTCGCGCCATTTCGCTGGGGTTACCTTCCCCTTTCGCGCCACTCACCGCAGATAtatccccctccccgccgcctccgctccccctCGGTCACCATTCGTCTTCTTCGCTAGATCTGAGgtgctcccctctcctctcttcctctggtTTTCATGGATTCGGTTCATCGATTCGCGTTGTATTGATCCACTCCCTCCTTCGTTGCTCCGTAGGTGCTCTGGATCTGAGTTCTTGCGCAGGTAATCTGGTTCGCCTCCCCCCCCCCGTGTTCTTGATCTCCTAACCCTAGATGCATCTCTGAGTGGTTTTTGTTCAAATCGATGCAGGGATCTCAGATCTGTGTTCCCCGCTTGGTTCGAAGGTACGAATCCATGTTCTTGGTTAgggttttttttcctgtttatttctttctttttcctaagGTATGAATCAATGTTGCTTAGGGTTGTAACGTATAAATCCATGTTGATGCTGCCAGGTTGCAGATCTGCTGTCGGTTGTTTGTTCGTGTGCAACATTGTTTGGGTGCTTGCCGTCCTCGTTCGGTATAAGcaatcctcccctccctctccacctttTCTGATGAATGCTGGTGCTATCGATGGTGATTGTGTGCGCTACAGATCTGATAATGCTATTTCTTCTGAGCTTATGTCCAAGTCAATGATATTTTCTCTTTTAATCTGAGCATATGTCCATGCCAATGCTGATGCTTGTTTGAATCTGAGCACTTGTTCAATGCCAATGATGATATGCTGTTTTAATCTGAGCACTTGTTTGCTTCCAAGGATGATATGCTGTTTTTATCTGAGCACTTGTTCAATGCCAATGATGTTGTCTCATTTTCCCTTTAATCTGAGCATGTGTTGCATGGCAATGAAGTTTGTCACCGTATTGCTGCTTTGGTAGTCATGGTAATTGTCTTGTTTGCTTAGATGGCTTTGGAGGACCAGCAACGCTTGCTGTTTGCCCGAGCTGCTGCTCTTATCACGGCTATGTATGCATTCTTCTTCACTAGGATAAGAATGCAATGTAGTTCAAGGCCACAGATCAGTTATGGCCCTTTGAGTGCCATGGATGAGGAACGCCAAAAGAACCTGGACAAAATTTACAATTGCACTGATATAGAGTGTGTTGCTATGCTTCGCATGAGAAAAGCACCTTTTTTTGCACTGTGCAACTTGCTTAGGGAAAGGCAGTTGCTGTCAGATAGTCTTCATAGTTGtgttgaagaacaactagcaatGTTTCTACACATTGTTGGCCACAACCAACGCTTTAGAGTTATTCACCAACATTGGAGAAGGTCAATAGAAACAGTGCATAGATATTTCAAGGAGGTCTTGTATGCTATTGGGGAACTTAGGCAAGAAATGATTAGAGCTCCATCTAATGAGACACCAGTTAAGATAAGCAATAGCCcaagatggtacccatatttcaaggtaaTAAATTTTTCATGTAGTTTGTAGGTTATTGCTGCATACTTGGGTGCATATCATGTAACATGCATCTATTGGGTTTTCATGTAGGACTGTGTTGGGGCAATAGATGGGACTCATGTATATGCTAGAGTGCCAGCAAAGATCCAAGCAGCATTTAGGGGAAGGAAGCACTACCCCACACAAAATGTTCTTGCAGCTGTTGACTTTGATCTGAAATTTACTTATGTCTTAGCTGGTTGGGAAGGGTCTGCTCATGATGCTACTGTTCTTGCTGATGCACTAGAGAGGGAGGATGGGTTAAGGGTTCCACCAGGTAATTAGCTGAATTGGGTACCTAAATAAACATTGTAACTTGGGCATCATTGATAATAAACCATTTCATCCCTACAAGACACAAGTCAAGTTAGTACTTGCTTGCTGCATATTGCATAATTGGATACTTGGGCATGGGGTTGATGAGGTAGTTCCTACTGAGTTCTCATGGGTGCCCAACAATAATGATAGTCCTGCACATGGGGTCCAGATGGATGACAATGCTGTTTGGGCTCAAAGTAGGGATGAATGGGCTGAATACATGTGGTCCAATAGGGGCAACTCTCACATCTAAGTTGTATCTGTTTTGTATTCTATGTTTGTTACTTATGTTCTGAGGCATTGAACAATTGCAATGATGATTTTACTTATTTCATTACACAATATAGCTAAGGCATTGGACATGTGCAATGATGTTACACCTCTTTTGATACTACACTAGACCTGAGGCTTGAGACATTTGCAGTGATGAATTTATTTTCTCTGATACTTGATTAGAGCTGATACTTCTTTTGAACTGAGGCATGAGACATGTGCAGTGATGAATTTTTATTCCTATTTTCCTCTTGAGTGCAATGCATATTGATGACTAAGGGCACATGACACATGCAATGATGTTTCCCAACTATGTTATTCCTGTTTCTGAGTGGGGGTGTGGCAATTGGAAATAGGAATGGCTGAGGAGATGAATGCTGACATCCTTGCTGCTGATGAGCTTGTGTTCCCTGGTGGGGCTGTTGGGGCTGATGGGGATGATGGCCCTGTTGGGGCTGTTGGGGTTCCTCCTGGTGCTGCTCAGCAGAGACCTGCTATGAGGTGGACAGATGTGATGTCTGGATTCATTCTTCACCGCATGTGCCAGCTGATTTCAACTGGTGTTAGGACTGATAAAGGTTTCAAAGAAGTCCACCTCAATCAGGTTGCCAAGGCTCTGCATGAGTTCAGTGGCAATGAAGTTACTGGCACACAAGTGTATAACCACTTGAGGAagtggaggcagaggtgggTTAAAATCTCAAAGCTGAGAGAGCTGAGTGGAGCCTTGTGGAATGGGGACAGCTCAATGATTGTCCTTGAGGAGGAGCACTACAATGGCCACATCAAGGTATGTAGTAATGTTGCTGTTTCTTTATTAAATGTTTAGCAGTTTAAGTATCTAACTTGAGTTGTGCTAATGCAGGCACATCCCAAAGATGCTGAGTACCTCAACAAGCCAATTGTGTACTACCAGGAGATGATGGTCATCTTTGGTAATGGTCAGGCAACAGGTAAGTATGCTATGGGGTCAAATGAGGCTCTTGGTAGTCCTTCTGAGTTTGCCTACAGCCCAATGAAGCATGACCTGCCTGAGGAGCTTACTCCTGGAAAGCCTGAGGCAGCTTTTGTGTCCAAGTCAGAACCACCTGTTGGAAGCAAGAGAAAGAGGTCCATGCTGTCAGATGATGATGTCCTTGTGTTCACTGGCATGACTGATGCAGTGAACAATGTTGCAGATGCTATACGTTCTACCAAGGTTGAGGATTCCCACCCTGACTTGTATGGTGCACTGATGTACATGCCAGGGTTCAGTGAGGAAGCTCTAATGCTTGCATATGGTCACCTGCTTAACAATAAGGCCCAGGGATCTGCTTTTGTGCAGATGTCTCACTCACACCGTGTTCTTTGGCTGAGTACCTACTTGGCCAAGAACAACTACATGTGAGTGACTGGGCTTGGTTGTTGAGCTGTTCTGGTTGGGCAGTGATTCTTTTGGACGACCTGGTGCAGTTGTGGCTTCTTTTGTGCATACCTGTTGCCTGATCTGatggtcttttgtgcagctgACAACTTGATGCATTCTTTTGGGATGGGGACTTGATCCTGTCTCCTGACTATATGGCTAACTGTAGCCTTCTACTTGTCTGACTTAGATAAGCCTACTGTGAAGTCATCTTATTCTGTTTGAGTTAGATATTAAACTGAGCATGTGTCTATTGTGCCTATTGTGTCTGTTGTGCCTATTGTGTTTTAATCTGAGCACATGTCCATGCCAATGATGATATGCTTTTGATATGCTTCTTGTTGATCCTCTCTGTCCATGGCAATGATGATATCCTATTCATATGGTTCTTATTTATCCTTTCTGTTAAGGTATTTTATGCTGTTGTGCCTACTTCCTGCCTGTTTCATAAGTTGCTTGTGGCTCTTCCTCTATGCTTGATGTTGTACTTGCTGTCTGGTCTCTTGATCCTTTCTGTCTGTCTAATGAAAGAGTTCCTGATATGCTTCCTGTGGACCTTTGTAACCTTATAATGTCATCCTTTGTAACCTTCATATGAAATGCatgtttatatttatatgttaCTAATGTTTCATGAATTGTAGACATCTATAGCCTGGTATGTTGTTCATGTTGGCCGACAACCTGGAGTATACTCCAATTGGGTTGATGCCCATGCTCAGGTCAGTGGCTACAAGGGGGCCTGCCACAAGAAGTATAAGTCAAGTGATGAATCATTTGCAGCCTTCTACGGTCTTCAAAACAAAGACGTCAAGCCAACAGACTCACATGACCCTCCTAAGATGGAATTATGGAATGTTAAAGATGTAATTATAGTTGTTCAGTTTGTAATCATTGCTTTTTTGCTGTACAAGTTGATGTAATGTCGATCATGTTTGCAACTGTCATTGTACTTATGGTTACCTCCTTGTGCTGAACAAGACAGTGGTATTCTTACCACTGCATGCAGGGGGTAACCCCATACAATTGCATGCGACTAACCAAACACCATTCCTGCATCTATTCTTTCAAATTTCGAGTACATTCAGTCAACCAAACAGCGTATCCGCGGAGCCTGGCTCATTCCATGCGCTCAACCAAACAAATCGACCTTGCATGCGCGCGACCTGGCTCAGGGGAGCCTGGCTGGCTGGTACGAGCCAGGCTAGGGTCCTCCAGGacaccaaacacgcccttacATTCTCCACGGTCCAATCCCGAGAGCAGCGCCATCGACGGAGTATCAATGCAAGATCCCTCTGTCCACTTAACTTCCTCAGCTCGCATTGAAACAGGGACCATGCATGCCATGCCTATAGGATCCTAGCCTTTATCCAGCGAGGTACGTGAAAGCACGGACGAGTTCAGAGAGTTGGCGCACAGTGCCAGTGCGTGAGCAGAGGAGTCAGCCAGAGCGCAGAACCGCAGAGCAACGCGACAGGCAGAGCTCATGCGGGGGCAGTAACTGATGGGTGAACGAACTCTCCGTCTCTTCCACTGTTGAATCACGGAACACATAAGTGCAGTAAATGGGCGCGCGGCTTCATTCAAAGCCACCGCCGACTGCAGCCTGCCTCGCCGGCCAGTcacctctccctctccgcccCGCGGCCCGGGTCACGAATCCTTTCACGCGCCCGCAGTCGTCGCAGGGCTGCACTGCCATTCAAAACGCAGCAGCCGTGAAGAGTTTTTGGCTTCTTGCCGTTTCCCCCGTCGGGAACGCGCGATGGGCCCGTGCACGCGCGCGCATCTGCTGTCCTCCGTCAGAGCAGCCGCGtcctcgcccccggccggcctgcgCAACGCACCGCAAAGCAAAGCTccagcggctgcggcgcggcAGGGGGTGGTCATTGAATCCATGTGAGGGGCCGAGGATCATGTGACGCACAATCAAAGGTCCCCCGCGCGGCCGCTGCGCCCCTCATCAATGGCCGTGCTGGCCCCGCGGCCTCATGCACGCGGCTATATATGCACGACGCGTCGACGTGCAGTCCCCATTGCCTTCAGAGCTCATCAGCCTTCTCGCGTAGCGACTGGCATTCTGGCAACAAGTAGCACAAGCTAGCGCTTCGCTTATCGGCCACACCGCGCCgagctcttcttcttgtgtCTTGGGCTCATGGAGAGGCACGCTGCTGCGGCTAGAGTTCACCGCGTCCTTCTCGCTCTGGCGGTGGTGTTCCTGCTCGCTGCCGTGAGCGATGGCATCAGACCAGCTCCTGGTAAGTGCTACCGCGAGATAGGGAGTACCGTTTCTTGCAGATAGTGTACATGCAAAACAGCAAAAGTG
This portion of the Setaria viridis chromosome 7, Setaria_viridis_v4.0, whole genome shotgun sequence genome encodes:
- the LOC117864863 gene encoding uncharacterized protein, with product MDEERQKNLDKIYNCTDIECVAMLRMRKAPFFALCNLLRERQLLSDSLHSCVEEQLAMFLHIVGHNQRFRVIHQHWRRSIETVHRYFKEVLYAIGELRQEMIRAPSNETPVKISNSPRWYPYFKDCVGAIDGTHVYARVPAKIQAAFRGRKHYPTQNVLAAVDFDLKFTYVLAGWEGSAHDATVLADALEREDGLRVPPGMAEEMNADILAADELVFPGGAVGADGDDGPVGAVGVPPGAAQQRPAMRWTDVMSGFILHRMCQLISTGVRTDKGFKEVHLNQVAKALHEFSGNEVTGTQVYNHLRKWRQRWVKISKLRELSGALWNGDSSMIVLEEEHYNGHIKAHPKDAEYLNKPIVYYQEMMVIFGNGQATGKYAMGSNEALGSPSEFAYSPMKHDLPEELTPGKPEAAFVSKSEPPVGSKRKRSMLSDDDVLVFTGMTDAVNNVADAIRSTKVEDSHPDLYGALMYMPGFSEEALMLAYGHLLNNKAQGSAFVQMSHSHRVLWLSTYLAKNNYM